The following proteins are encoded in a genomic region of Arachis stenosperma cultivar V10309 chromosome 4, arast.V10309.gnm1.PFL2, whole genome shotgun sequence:
- the LOC130974261 gene encoding ultraviolet-B receptor UVR8-like isoform X1 translates to MNGNEGAAEETKVEEEKKEEECKEKMVYMWGYLPGASPEKTPILSPASVSLSDPSIAGDSWKDVCGGGCGFAMAISEKGKLVTWGSADDESQSYLTSGKRGETPGAFELPTDAAVLKAAAGWAHCASVTDEGEVYAWGWKECVPSGKVITDFIAAGSLQKDISGKQSSSIADQGSPQSSNTSSGSDSHHDNKKVGEEAIKRRKISFARQESDSPASGDEFFTVSPSLITLGPGVKITSVAAGGRHTLALSDVGQVWGWGYGGEGQLGLGSRVKMVSSPHVIPCMESTSGKDRSSTAHQGSGAGAQVSKVPGSYVKEIACGGRHSAVVTDAGALLTFGWGLYGQCGQGNNADQLRPTLVPSLLSTTVEKIAAGLWHTLCVTVDGHIYAFGGNQFGQLGTGSDQPETLPKQLEASRFENKHSSMVSCGARHSALLTEDGHLFTWGWNKYGQLGLGDSTDRNVPCQVLIAGCRPRNVACGWWHTLLVADKNLV, encoded by the exons ATGAACGGAAACGAAGGAGCGGCGGAAGAGACGAAGgtggaggaggagaagaaggaggaagagtGCAAGGAGAAAATGGTGTACATGTGGGGCTACCTTCCCGGAGCCTCGCCGGAGAAAACTCCGATACTGTCTCCGGCGTCGGTAAGCCTCTCTGATCCCTCCATCGCCGGAGATTCCTGGAAAGACGTTTGTGGCGGCGGTTGTGGATTCGCCATGGCCATTTCAG AGAAAGGGAAGCTGGTGACGTGGGGCTCCGCGGATGATGAGAGCCAGAGTTATTTGACGTCGGGGAAGCGTGGG GAGACTCCAGGAGCTTTTGAGCTCCCCACTGATGCTGCAGTGCTGAAGGCTGCTGCTGGTTGGGCTCATTGCGCCTCGGTCACTG ATGAAGGTGAAGTCTATGCATGGGGATGGAAAGAATGTGTGCCTTCTGGTAAAGTTATTACTGATTTCATAGCTGCAGGAAGCCTGCAAAAGGATATTTCTGGGAAACAAAGCTCATCAATAGCTGATCAAG GAAGCCCACAAAGCTCAAACACAAGTAGTGGGTCAGACTCTCATCATGACAACAAGAAAGTTGGAGAGGAAGCtattaagagaagaaaaatcTCATTTGCGAGACAGGAATCCGACAGTCCAGCATCTGGAGATGAATTCTTTACTGTTTCCCCTTCTCTTATTACCCTTGGGCCTGGGGTCAAGATTACCTCTGTAGCAGCTGGTGGGAGGCATACACTAGCACTGTCAG ATGTGGGACAGGTTTGGGGTTGGGGCTATGGAGGTGAAGGACAGCTAGGTTTGGGTTCTCGAGTGAAGATGGTGTCATCTCCTCACGTTATACCTTGTATGGAGTCCACTTCTGGGAAAGATAGGTCATCAACTGCTCATCAAGGAAGTGGTGCTGGGGCGCAAGTATCAAAGGTTCCTGGAAGTTATGTGAAGGAAATTGCTTGTGGAGGTCGGCATAGCGCTGTTGTGACAG aTGCTGGGGCACTCCTTACTTTTGGCTGGGGCCTGTATGGTCAG TGTGGACAAGGGAATAATGCTGATCAACTGAGACCAACCCTAGTTCCATCTTTATTGAGTACTACTGTGGAAAAAATTGCGGCGGGACTTTGGCACACATTGTGTGTTACTGTAGATGGTCATATTTATGCATTTGGTGGGAATCAGTTTGGACAATTGGGTACTGGTAGTGATCAGCCTGAG ACCTTGCCTAAACAGTTGGAAGCTTCCCGTTTTGAGAATAAGCATTCTAGTATGGTTTCTTGTGGGGCTCGTCATAGTGCTTTGCTAACAG AGGATGGTCACCTATTTACTTGGGGATGGAACAAATATGGCCAG CTTGGTTTGGGAGATTCTACTGACCGAAATGTCCCTTGTCAAGTTCTTATTGCCGGTTGCCGACCTAGAAATGTTGCCTGTGGTTGGTGGCATACACTGCTGGTGGCTGATAAGAACCTGGTTTGA
- the LOC130974261 gene encoding uncharacterized protein LOC130974261 isoform X2, with protein MNGNEGAAEETKVEEEKKEEECKEKMVYMWGYLPGASPEKTPILSPASVSLSDPSIAGDSWKDVCGGGCGFAMAISEKGKLVTWGSADDESQSYLTSGKRGETPGAFELPTDAAVLKAAAGWAHCASVTDEGEVYAWGWKECVPSGKVITDFIAAGSLQKDISGKQSSSIADQGSPQSSNTSSGSDSHHDNKKVGEEAIKRRKISFARQESDSPASGDEFFTVSPSLITLGPGVKITSVAAGGRHTLALSDVGQVWGWGYGGEGQLGLGSRVKMVSSPHVIPCMESTSGKDRSSTAHQGSGAGAQVSKVPGSYVKEIACGGRHSAVVTDAGALLTFGWGLYGQCGQGNNADQLRPTLVPSLLSTTVEKIAAGLWHTLCVTVDGHIYAFGGNQFGQLGTGSDQPEYDEVMHLLMTKFQHYNNITKLFTQGRVGYMHKEAP; from the exons ATGAACGGAAACGAAGGAGCGGCGGAAGAGACGAAGgtggaggaggagaagaaggaggaagagtGCAAGGAGAAAATGGTGTACATGTGGGGCTACCTTCCCGGAGCCTCGCCGGAGAAAACTCCGATACTGTCTCCGGCGTCGGTAAGCCTCTCTGATCCCTCCATCGCCGGAGATTCCTGGAAAGACGTTTGTGGCGGCGGTTGTGGATTCGCCATGGCCATTTCAG AGAAAGGGAAGCTGGTGACGTGGGGCTCCGCGGATGATGAGAGCCAGAGTTATTTGACGTCGGGGAAGCGTGGG GAGACTCCAGGAGCTTTTGAGCTCCCCACTGATGCTGCAGTGCTGAAGGCTGCTGCTGGTTGGGCTCATTGCGCCTCGGTCACTG ATGAAGGTGAAGTCTATGCATGGGGATGGAAAGAATGTGTGCCTTCTGGTAAAGTTATTACTGATTTCATAGCTGCAGGAAGCCTGCAAAAGGATATTTCTGGGAAACAAAGCTCATCAATAGCTGATCAAG GAAGCCCACAAAGCTCAAACACAAGTAGTGGGTCAGACTCTCATCATGACAACAAGAAAGTTGGAGAGGAAGCtattaagagaagaaaaatcTCATTTGCGAGACAGGAATCCGACAGTCCAGCATCTGGAGATGAATTCTTTACTGTTTCCCCTTCTCTTATTACCCTTGGGCCTGGGGTCAAGATTACCTCTGTAGCAGCTGGTGGGAGGCATACACTAGCACTGTCAG ATGTGGGACAGGTTTGGGGTTGGGGCTATGGAGGTGAAGGACAGCTAGGTTTGGGTTCTCGAGTGAAGATGGTGTCATCTCCTCACGTTATACCTTGTATGGAGTCCACTTCTGGGAAAGATAGGTCATCAACTGCTCATCAAGGAAGTGGTGCTGGGGCGCAAGTATCAAAGGTTCCTGGAAGTTATGTGAAGGAAATTGCTTGTGGAGGTCGGCATAGCGCTGTTGTGACAG aTGCTGGGGCACTCCTTACTTTTGGCTGGGGCCTGTATGGTCAG TGTGGACAAGGGAATAATGCTGATCAACTGAGACCAACCCTAGTTCCATCTTTATTGAGTACTACTGTGGAAAAAATTGCGGCGGGACTTTGGCACACATTGTGTGTTACTGTAGATGGTCATATTTATGCATTTGGTGGGAATCAGTTTGGACAATTGGGTACTGGTAGTGATCAGCCTGAG TATGATGAAGTGATGCACCTTCTGATGACCAAGTTCCAACATTATAACAATATAACTAAGCTTTTTACTCAAGGAAGAGTTGGCTACATGCATAAGGAAGCGCCATAG